Proteins from a genomic interval of Streptomyces sp. Tu6071:
- a CDS encoding VOC family protein: MPHVIPSLWFDSEALEAAQYYVSVFPNSRIDRVTHYQEGGHRPAGSVLTVDFTLDGTRHNALNGGPEFHFTEAVSLVVECADQAEIDHYWDALSLGGSEGPCGWLKDRWGLSWQIVPLPFLDLIAGPDQERAARAMAAMMKMGKLDLATLMAAADGEAN; this comes from the coding sequence ATGCCGCACGTCATCCCGAGTCTGTGGTTCGACAGCGAGGCGCTGGAGGCCGCCCAGTACTACGTCTCCGTCTTCCCCAATTCGCGGATCGACCGCGTGACCCACTACCAGGAGGGCGGTCACCGCCCCGCGGGCTCCGTCCTCACGGTCGACTTCACCCTCGACGGGACCCGGCACAACGCGCTCAACGGCGGTCCCGAGTTCCACTTCACCGAGGCCGTCTCGCTCGTCGTGGAGTGCGCCGACCAGGCCGAGATCGACCACTACTGGGACGCGCTGAGCCTCGGCGGCTCCGAGGGCCCGTGCGGCTGGCTCAAGGACCGGTGGGGCCTGTCCTGGCAGATCGTCCCCCTCCCCTTCCTCGACCTCATCGCGGGCCCGGACCAGGAGCGCGCCGCGCGCGCGATGGCCGCCATGATGAAGATGGGCAAGCTCGACCTCGCGACGCTCATGGCGGCGGCGGACGGCGAGGCGAACTAG
- a CDS encoding endo alpha-1,4 polygalactosaminidase — translation MFSFRLPGLLLAVLLLAACGTDPAPSASRSATPAPRLPPRHEGVDYQLGGSYPPPAGARIVVRDHAAKPATGHYNVCYVNAFQAQPGRTADWPADLLLRDARGKAVIDRDWDEQLIDLRTPDRRKRAADRVGDLIAGCARHGFQAVEPDNYDSYTRSHGLLKAADATAYLTLLARTAHRHGLAIAQKNTAELASRREKVGLDFAVTEECGAYEECGTYLRAFDGHVLDIEYTREGLRAACAVPKLRPAVVLRDLDLVPRGEKGYVRAVCPAS, via the coding sequence GTGTTCTCGTTCCGCCTGCCCGGCCTCCTGCTCGCCGTCCTGCTCCTCGCCGCGTGCGGCACGGACCCCGCGCCCTCCGCGTCCCGCTCCGCGACCCCGGCACCGCGCCTCCCGCCCCGCCACGAAGGCGTCGACTACCAGCTCGGCGGCTCCTACCCGCCCCCCGCCGGAGCCCGGATCGTCGTCCGCGACCACGCGGCGAAGCCCGCCACCGGGCACTACAACGTCTGCTACGTCAACGCGTTCCAGGCCCAGCCGGGACGGACCGCCGACTGGCCGGCCGACCTCCTCCTGCGCGACGCGCGCGGCAAGGCCGTCATCGACCGCGACTGGGACGAGCAGCTCATCGACCTGCGCACCCCGGACCGCAGGAAGCGCGCCGCCGACCGCGTCGGCGACCTGATCGCGGGCTGCGCCCGGCACGGCTTCCAGGCCGTCGAACCCGACAACTACGACAGCTACACGCGCTCCCACGGACTCCTCAAGGCCGCCGACGCCACCGCCTACCTCACCCTCCTCGCCCGCACCGCCCACCGCCACGGCCTCGCCATCGCCCAGAAGAACACCGCCGAGCTGGCCTCCCGGCGCGAGAAGGTCGGCCTCGACTTCGCCGTCACCGAGGAGTGCGGCGCGTACGAGGAGTGCGGGACGTACCTGCGCGCCTTCGACGGGCACGTCCTCGACATCGAGTACACCCGCGAGGGACTGCGCGCGGCGTGCGCGGTGCCGAAGCTGCGCCCCGCGGTCGTGCTGCGCGACCTGGACCTCGTCCCGCGCGGCGAGAAGGGGTACGTACGGGCGGTGTGCCCCGCCTCCTGA
- a CDS encoding DUF6296 family protein has product MQPERYELIFDAAEIVGEPGGGPAAVTVIRTQQTGPSGAPLYRDETGIVQAEINPEGEIRMLPTSTHQSPSTPRSVTPLPD; this is encoded by the coding sequence ATGCAGCCCGAGCGCTACGAGCTGATCTTCGACGCCGCCGAGATCGTGGGCGAGCCGGGCGGCGGCCCGGCGGCCGTGACAGTGATCCGTACGCAGCAGACGGGCCCGAGCGGCGCCCCGCTCTACCGCGACGAGACGGGGATCGTGCAGGCGGAGATCAACCCCGAGGGCGAGATCAGGATGCTCCCGACGAGTACGCACCAGTCGCCGAGCACCCCGCGCAGCGTGACACCGCTGCCGGACTGA